The Vitis riparia cultivar Riparia Gloire de Montpellier isolate 1030 chromosome 10, EGFV_Vit.rip_1.0, whole genome shotgun sequence genome includes a region encoding these proteins:
- the LOC117923918 gene encoding 60S ribosomal protein L8-1-like: MGIWFSRGCNHDEPIVAVEGMYTDQFVYCSKKATLIVGNVMLRHSTPEGAEVCNVEDHVGDRGVLARASNDHAIVVSHNPDNGTNRIKLPSGVKKIVPSGCKEMVGQVAGEEKRISLSMSDCEHRIERNTSDTDGFNHEADDLQ, encoded by the exons ATGGGGATATGGTTTAGTAGGGGTTGCAATCATGATGAACCTATCGTGGCGGTTGAGGGCATGTACACGGACCAGTTCGTTTATTGCAGCAAGAAAGCCACCCTCATTGTCGGTAACGTTATGCTCCGGCACTCTACTCCCGAAGGTGCTGAGGTCTGTAACGTTGAAGATCACGTTGGTGATCGAGGTGTCCTTGCCAGGGCATCCAACGATCATGCTATTGTCGTTAGCCACAACCCTGATAATGGCACCAACCGGATCAAGCTCCCATCTGGGGTTAAGAAGATTGTTCCAAGTGGATGCAAAGAAATGGTTGGGCAGGTTGCAGGTGAAGAGAAGCGAATTTCATTAAGCATGAGCGACTGTGAGCAT AGGATAGAGCGCAATACTAGTGACACAGATGGGTTCAACCATGAAGCCGACGATCTTCAATGA